The Novosphingobium kaempferiae genome includes a window with the following:
- a CDS encoding UxaA family hydrolase: protein MVETLSKPVNVMRISAEDDVAVALAPLEAGTDVAVDGQVVHLLDAIPAGHKFAVAQVAAGSPVRRYRAPIGLATRDIAVGEHVHTHNVHTALSGEKAYAFSGAAAETKHASGPERTFRGYVRPDGSVGTRNELWILPTVGCVGRLGERLAAKGNLIAPENVDGVHAFNHPFGCSQLGADLDGTAAVIASLALNPNAGGVLLLGLGCESNQLEELLKRIPEDRRDRLRVLRAQSESDEFAAGQALIGELLDLMAQDRREEVPLAKLRLGVKCGGSDAMSGLTANPLIGLMADAVTEAGGAAILTEIPEIFGAENLLLERATSEEVFDKLSTLVNSFKRYFLDHGEPVSENPSPGNIAGGITTLEEKSLGAVQKGGLAPVCDVIGYGERLSQEGLTVLEAPGNDAVSTTALAAAGATITLFSTGRGTPLGSPVPTVKIASNHALAERKPGWIDFDAGLVLDLGMAGAADVLLDRIIAIASGEPARNESNDERAIGIWKRGVTL from the coding sequence ATGGTCGAAACGCTCTCCAAGCCCGTCAACGTGATGCGCATCTCTGCCGAGGATGATGTCGCCGTCGCCCTCGCCCCGCTCGAAGCCGGTACGGATGTCGCGGTGGACGGGCAGGTGGTGCATCTGCTCGACGCGATTCCGGCGGGCCACAAGTTCGCCGTCGCGCAGGTTGCGGCGGGTTCGCCGGTGCGCCGCTATCGCGCGCCGATCGGCCTCGCCACGCGCGACATCGCGGTGGGCGAGCATGTCCACACCCACAACGTCCACACCGCGCTTTCCGGAGAGAAGGCCTATGCCTTCAGCGGCGCGGCTGCCGAAACGAAGCACGCATCGGGACCGGAACGCACCTTCCGCGGCTACGTCCGCCCGGACGGCAGCGTCGGCACGCGCAACGAACTGTGGATCCTGCCCACCGTCGGCTGCGTCGGTCGCCTGGGTGAGCGGCTTGCGGCCAAGGGCAACCTCATCGCGCCCGAGAACGTCGACGGCGTCCATGCCTTCAACCACCCGTTCGGCTGCTCGCAGCTCGGCGCGGATCTTGACGGGACGGCGGCGGTGATCGCCTCGCTGGCGCTCAACCCCAATGCGGGCGGCGTGCTGTTGCTCGGCCTCGGCTGCGAATCGAACCAGCTTGAGGAACTGCTCAAGCGCATCCCCGAGGACCGGCGCGACCGCCTGCGGGTGCTGCGCGCCCAGTCGGAGAGCGACGAGTTCGCGGCCGGGCAGGCGCTGATCGGCGAACTGCTCGACCTGATGGCGCAGGACCGGCGCGAGGAAGTGCCGCTTGCCAAGCTGCGCCTCGGAGTGAAGTGCGGCGGCTCGGATGCGATGAGCGGCCTGACCGCCAACCCGTTGATCGGGCTCATGGCCGATGCCGTGACCGAAGCGGGCGGCGCCGCGATCCTGACCGAGATCCCGGAGATCTTCGGCGCGGAGAACCTGCTGCTCGAACGCGCCACCAGCGAGGAGGTGTTCGACAAGCTCTCGACCCTCGTGAACTCGTTCAAGCGCTATTTCCTCGACCATGGCGAGCCGGTTTCCGAGAACCCCAGCCCCGGCAATATCGCCGGCGGCATCACCACGCTGGAGGAAAAGTCCCTCGGCGCGGTGCAGAAGGGCGGCCTCGCGCCGGTCTGCGATGTGATCGGCTACGGCGAGCGGCTGTCGCAGGAAGGGCTGACCGTGCTCGAAGCGCCGGGCAACGACGCCGTCTCCACCACCGCGCTGGCGGCGGCGGGGGCGACAATCACGCTGTTCTCTACCGGGCGCGGAACGCCGCTCGGCAGCCCGGTCCCGACCGTCAAGATCGCGTCCAATCACGCGCTGGCGGAGCGTAAGCCGGGCTGGATCGACTTCGATGCCGGGCTGGTGCTTGACCTCGGCATGGCGGGCGCGGCGGACGTGCTGCTCGACCGGATCATCGCCATCGCCAGCGGCGAGCCCGCCCGCAACGAGAGCAACGACGAGCGCGCCATCGGCATCTGGAAGCGCGGCGTCACGCTCTAG
- the uxaC gene encoding glucuronate isomerase, protein MPKLSLHPDRLLPADPTTRAIARELYAEVADLPIISPHGHTDPEWFASDAPWTNATELLLAPDHYLFRMLYSQGIDLDALAVPRKGGVMPATDPRAAWRLFAANWKLFRGTPSSMWLPHVFGEVFGIDVALDESTADFYYDTIAEALASPAFRPRALFERFNIELLATTEGAGDDLKHHKAIRASGWKGNVVTTYRPDSVIDPEHDSFARDIARFADLSGENVESWTGYLAAHRKRRADFRAMGATATDHGFLTARTANLSTAECEALFAKVMASKADADEAELFRAQMLTEMARMSLEDGMTMQIHPGATRNHNAKLFASHGRDKGADIPRPTEYVEALRPMLDLFGNEPALKVILFTLDETTYARELAPLAGHYPCLKLGPAWWFHDSPEGMRRFREMTTETAGFYNTVGFNDDTRAFLSIPARHDVARRIDCGFLARLVAEHRMEDWEAAELAQELTVGLVRKAYGLEAPVREVEPA, encoded by the coding sequence ATGCCCAAGCTCTCGCTGCACCCCGACCGCCTGCTCCCCGCCGACCCGACGACGCGCGCCATCGCCCGCGAGCTTTACGCCGAAGTCGCCGACCTGCCGATCATCAGCCCCCACGGCCACACCGATCCCGAATGGTTCGCGTCCGACGCGCCGTGGACGAACGCGACCGAACTGCTGCTCGCGCCCGACCACTACCTGTTCCGCATGCTCTACTCGCAGGGCATCGACCTCGACGCGCTGGCGGTGCCGCGCAAGGGCGGCGTTATGCCCGCGACCGACCCGCGCGCGGCATGGCGGCTGTTCGCGGCGAACTGGAAGCTGTTTCGCGGCACCCCGTCGAGCATGTGGCTGCCCCACGTCTTCGGCGAAGTCTTCGGCATCGACGTGGCGCTGGATGAGAGCACGGCGGACTTCTACTACGATACCATCGCCGAAGCCCTCGCCTCGCCCGCATTCCGCCCGCGCGCGCTGTTCGAGCGGTTCAACATCGAACTGCTTGCCACCACGGAGGGCGCCGGTGACGACCTCAAGCACCACAAGGCGATCCGCGCTTCGGGTTGGAAGGGCAACGTCGTCACCACCTACCGCCCCGACTCGGTGATCGACCCGGAGCATGACAGCTTCGCGCGCGACATCGCCCGCTTCGCGGACCTTTCGGGCGAGAACGTCGAAAGCTGGACCGGCTATCTCGCCGCGCACCGCAAGCGCCGTGCCGACTTCCGCGCGATGGGCGCGACGGCGACCGACCACGGCTTCCTGACCGCACGCACCGCCAACCTCTCGACCGCCGAATGCGAAGCGCTCTTCGCCAAGGTCATGGCAAGCAAGGCCGACGCCGACGAGGCGGAACTGTTCCGCGCGCAGATGCTGACCGAAATGGCGCGCATGAGCCTGGAGGACGGCATGACCATGCAGATCCATCCCGGCGCGACGCGCAACCATAACGCCAAGCTCTTCGCCAGCCATGGCCGCGACAAGGGCGCCGACATTCCGCGTCCGACCGAATACGTCGAGGCGCTGCGCCCGATGCTCGACCTGTTCGGCAACGAGCCTGCGCTCAAGGTCATCCTCTTCACGCTGGACGAAACGACCTACGCCCGCGAACTCGCGCCGCTGGCGGGCCATTATCCGTGCCTCAAGCTCGGCCCGGCATGGTGGTTCCACGACAGCCCCGAGGGGATGCGCCGCTTCCGCGAGATGACCACCGAGACGGCTGGTTTCTACAACACGGTCGGCTTCAACGACGACACCCGCGCGTTCCTGTCGATCCCGGCACGCCACGACGTTGCCCGCCGCATCGACTGCGGCTTCCTGGCACGCCTCGTCGCCGAGCACCGCATGGAGGACTGGGAGGCCGCCGAACTGGCGCAGGAACTGACCGTCGGCCTCGTCCGCAAGGCCTATGGCCTCGAAGCCCCCGTGCGCGAGGTGGAACCGGCATGA
- a CDS encoding mannitol dehydrogenase family protein produces MTRLSANTLAALPAAVAQPQYDRTAVKAGVVHFGPGAFHRAHQAAAFDTLLAQDPRWGITGVSLNSRGVADALTPQDGLYTLALLDAETEYRVIGSILKVLTKDEPEAILAALAHADTRIVSSTVTEKGYCLGADGTLDFAHPAIKADVEASKTEGWTPGSFTGWLVRGLQARRLAGLPGMTVLCCDNLTDNGRKLEVATIALAEVIDAETARWIAETCAFPNAMVDSITPATDDALRNRVAEATGLEDAWPIQRERFTQWVIEDRFAGERPALDVAGVTFASEVRPFEAAKLRLLNGPHSALAYIGLGRGLETVADAMADRELAAFAERLMRDDIAPSVVAPPGLDLSRYISDVLARFANPAIRHLLSQIAWDGSQKLPYRLLDTTREALAAGRPIERLALPIAAWLRFLAAAAEEGRTITDPLAAPLLERAGDWRRVLAMREVFGELGNDTRFVEAVEAGIAALEAGRLEALPA; encoded by the coding sequence ATGACCCGTCTCTCCGCAAATACCCTCGCCGCGCTGCCTGCCGCCGTCGCGCAGCCGCAGTACGACCGCACTGCCGTGAAGGCGGGCGTCGTCCACTTCGGCCCCGGCGCGTTCCACCGGGCGCATCAGGCCGCCGCGTTCGACACCTTGCTCGCGCAGGATCCGCGCTGGGGCATCACCGGCGTCAGCCTCAATTCGCGGGGCGTGGCCGACGCGCTCACCCCGCAGGACGGCCTCTACACGCTGGCGCTGCTCGACGCAGAGACCGAGTACCGCGTGATCGGCTCGATCCTGAAGGTGCTGACGAAGGATGAGCCCGAGGCGATCCTCGCCGCGCTGGCGCATGCGGACACGCGCATCGTCAGTTCCACCGTGACCGAGAAGGGCTATTGCCTCGGCGCGGACGGCACGCTCGACTTCGCGCACCCGGCGATCAAGGCCGATGTCGAGGCCTCGAAGACAGAGGGCTGGACGCCCGGCTCGTTCACCGGCTGGCTGGTGCGCGGGCTTCAGGCGCGGCGCCTGGCGGGCCTGCCCGGCATGACCGTGCTATGCTGCGACAACCTCACCGACAACGGTCGCAAGCTCGAAGTCGCGACCATCGCGCTCGCCGAGGTCATCGACGCCGAGACGGCACGCTGGATCGCGGAAACCTGCGCCTTCCCGAATGCCATGGTCGATTCGATCACCCCCGCGACCGACGACGCCCTGCGCAACCGCGTGGCCGAGGCGACCGGGCTCGAGGACGCCTGGCCGATCCAGCGCGAACGCTTCACCCAGTGGGTGATCGAGGATCGCTTCGCCGGTGAGCGCCCCGCGCTCGACGTGGCGGGCGTGACTTTCGCCAGCGAGGTGCGTCCGTTCGAGGCGGCCAAGTTGCGCCTGCTCAACGGTCCGCACTCGGCGCTGGCCTATATCGGCCTCGGTCGCGGGCTGGAGACGGTGGCGGACGCGATGGCGGACCGCGAACTCGCCGCCTTCGCCGAACGGCTGATGCGCGACGACATCGCGCCTTCGGTGGTCGCGCCGCCAGGGCTCGACCTGTCGCGTTACATCTCGGACGTGCTGGCGCGCTTCGCAAACCCCGCGATTCGCCACCTGTTGTCGCAAATCGCATGGGACGGATCGCAGAAGCTGCCCTACCGCCTGCTCGACACCACGCGCGAGGCCCTCGCCGCCGGCCGCCCGATCGAGCGGCTGGCCCTGCCCATCGCGGCATGGCTGCGCTTCCTCGCCGCTGCGGCCGAGGAAGGCCGGACCATCACCGACCCCCTCGCCGCGCCCCTGCTGGAGCGCGCGGGCGACTGGCGGCGCGTACTGGCGATGCGCGAGGTGTTCGGCGAACTCGGCAACGACACCCGCTTCGTCGAGGCTGTCGAGGCCGGGATCGCGGCGCTGGAGGCGGGGCGGCTGGAGGCTTTGCCCGCATAA
- a CDS encoding LacI family DNA-binding transcriptional regulator, with protein sequence MHDRTGKPRDGEPTIEDVAAAVGVSIRTVSRVLNKSPKVNAETRQRIEEAIAALNFKPSARARALAMGRSFLIGLIHNDRNALVLDSIQRGVVAVTAKAGYELIVHPTPLESAAAISDVLAFVERSRVDGLVVLPPVSGVPGLAEALAEAKVPAAALSSVPIAGFADVIVSEEREAGAEVARHLLDLGHRRLGLINGPADTFSATQRREGFLAEAGNGGASVIEAPGDYGFGSGVAAAEHLLALADRPTGIFAANDIMAAGLLKVAASRGIAVPGELSVVGFDGSLLTQMLTPALTSVMRPFGEMAGAAAARLIARIEGDGTPPPCEGRMQVVAAESTGPAPG encoded by the coding sequence ATGCACGATCGGACTGGAAAACCGCGGGACGGCGAGCCCACCATCGAGGACGTGGCGGCGGCTGTCGGCGTCTCGATCCGCACCGTTTCGCGCGTGCTCAACAAGTCTCCGAAGGTGAACGCCGAGACGCGCCAGCGGATCGAGGAGGCCATCGCCGCGCTCAACTTCAAGCCGAGCGCGCGGGCGCGGGCGCTGGCGATGGGGCGCTCGTTCCTGATCGGGCTGATCCACAACGACCGCAACGCGCTGGTGCTCGATTCCATCCAGCGCGGCGTCGTCGCGGTGACGGCGAAGGCGGGGTACGAACTGATCGTCCACCCGACGCCGCTGGAATCGGCGGCGGCGATAAGCGACGTGCTGGCTTTCGTGGAGCGCTCCCGCGTCGACGGGCTGGTCGTGCTGCCGCCGGTGTCGGGCGTGCCCGGTCTGGCCGAGGCGCTGGCGGAAGCGAAAGTGCCCGCAGCGGCGCTGTCCTCGGTGCCGATCGCCGGTTTCGCCGACGTCATCGTCAGCGAGGAGCGCGAGGCGGGCGCGGAAGTCGCGCGGCACCTGCTCGACCTCGGCCATCGGCGGCTCGGGCTCATCAACGGGCCTGCCGATACCTTTTCGGCCACGCAGCGCCGCGAAGGGTTCCTTGCGGAAGCGGGGAACGGCGGCGCGTCCGTGATCGAGGCCCCGGGCGATTACGGCTTCGGCTCGGGCGTGGCGGCGGCTGAGCACCTGCTCGCGCTGGCGGACCGCCCGACCGGGATCTTTGCCGCCAATGACATCATGGCGGCCGGGCTGCTCAAGGTCGCGGCCAGCCGCGGCATCGCGGTTCCGGGCGAGCTTTCGGTGGTCGGCTTCGACGGCAGCCTGCTGACGCAGATGCTGACCCCGGCGCTGACCTCGGTCATGCGCCCGTTCGGCGAGATGGCCGGAGCCGCCGCCGCGCGCCTCATCGCGCGGATCGAGGGCGACGGCACCCCGCCGCCCTGCGAGGGTCGGATGCAGGTGGTCGCGGCGGAATCGACGGGGCCTGCTCCGGGGTAG